The Sesamum indicum cultivar Zhongzhi No. 13 linkage group LG1, S_indicum_v1.0, whole genome shotgun sequence genome includes a window with the following:
- the LOC105167305 gene encoding dynamin-related protein 1E, with the protein MATMESLIGLVNRIQRACTALGDYGGDEQAFSSLWDALPSVAVVGGQSSGKSSVLESIVGRDFLPRGSGIVTRRPLVLQLQQTEEGEQEYAEFGHLPQRRFTDFSLVRKEIQDETDRVTGKTKQISPVPIHLSIYSPNVVNLTLIDLPGLTKVAVEGQPESIVQDIENMVQSYVEKPNCIILAISPANQDIATSDAIKLAREVDPSGERTFGVLTKLDLMDKGTNALDVLEGRSYRLQRPWVGIVNRSQADINKNVDMMAARQKEREYFATSPDYSHLASKMGSEYLAKLLSRHLESVIRARIPSITSLINKSIDELESELGHLGRPIAVDAGAQLYTILELCRAFDRIFKEHLDGGRPGGDRIYGVFDNQLPAALRKLPFDRHLSLQNVRKIVSEADGYQPHLIAPEQGYRRLIEGSLSYFRGPAEASVDAVHFVLKELVRKSIAECQELKRFPTLQSAIAGAANEALEKFREESKKTALRLVDMEAAYLTVEFFRRLPQEVEKTGNPGGNPRENTAAGNPGGNPRENTAAAATVDRYSEAHYRRIGSNVSSYINMVTETLKNTIPKAVVYCQVKEAKQNLLNYFYTQIGKKEGKQLADLLDEDPALMERRQQYAKRLELYKKARDEIDSVSWAR; encoded by the exons ATGGCGACGATGGAGAGTTTGATTGGACTGGTGAACAGGATACAGAGAGCATGCACCGCCCTCGGAGATTACGGTGGTGACGAGCAGGCTTTTTCCTCTCTCTGGGACGCTCTACCCTCCGTTGCCGTCGTTGGTGGCCAG AGTTCGGGGAAGTCGTCGGTGTTAGAGAGCATTGTAGGACGAGATTTTCTTCCTCGAGGCTCTG GCATTGTTACAAGGCGGCCATTGGTGTTGCAATTGCAGCAAACAGAGGAAGGGGAGCAGGAATATGCAGAATTTGGACATTTGCCTCAGAGGCGATTCACTGATTTCT CCTTGGTTCGCAAGGAAATTCAGGATGAAACTGATAGAGTAACTGGGAAAACAAAACAGATTTCTCCTGTTCCTATTCACCTAAGCATCTATTCACCCAATg TTGTCAACTTAACACTGATTGATCTTCCTGGTTTGACAAAAGTTGCTGTTG AGGGGCAACCAGAAAGTATAGTCCAAGACATTGAAAATATGGTTCAGTCATATGTTGAGAAG CCCAACTGCATCATACTGGCAATATCTCCAGCGAACCAAGATATTGCAACTTCAGATGCCATTAAGCTTGCAAGGGAAGTGGATCCATCAG GAGAACGCACCTTTGGGGTGCTGACAAAACTGGATCTGATGGACAAAGGAACTAATGCGCTTGAT GTTCTGGAAGGAAGGTCTTATCGCTTGCAACGTCCCTGGGTGGGTATCGTCAATCGTTCACAAgcagatataaataaaaatgtggaTATGATGGCTGCTAGACAAAAAGAGCGTGAGTATTTTGCTACAAGTCCTGACTATAGTCACTTGGCGAGTAAAATGGGCTCTGAGTATCTTGCGAAGCTTCTCTCCAGG CACTTGGAATCTGTAATTAGGGCGAGAATTCCAAGTATTACTTCATTGATTAACAAAAGCATTGATGAGCTCGAATCTGAGCTGGGCCACCTTGGGAGGCCTATTGCTGTTGATGCTGGG GCTCAATTGTACACCATATTGGAACTTTGCCGTGCTTTTGACCGGATATTCAAGGAGCATCTAGATGGAGG CCGACCAGGAGGTGATCGCATTTATGGAGTTTTTGACAATCAGCTGCCAGCTGCTTTGAGAAAACTCCCATTTGATCGACATCTTTCGCTTCAAAATGTCAGAAAAATTGTTTCAGAAGCTGATGGTTATCAACCACACTTGATTGCTCCAGAGCAAGGCTACCGACGGCTTATAGAGGGCTCTCTGAGTTATTTTAGAGGGCCTGCTGAAGCATCTGTGGATGCT GTTCATTTTGTACTGAAGGAACTCGTGAGGAAGTCAATTGCAGAGTGTCAg GAATTGAAACGGTTTCCAACTCTGCAATCAGCTATAGCAGGAGCAGCAAATGAAGCTTTGGAAAAGTTTCGTGAGGAAAGCAAGAAAACAGCGCTTAGATTGGTTGACATGGAAGCTGCGTATCTGACTGTTGAATTCTTCCGGAGACTCCCCCAGGAAGTTGAGAAAACAGGAAACCCAGGGGGTAACCCTCGGGAAAACACAGCAGCAGGAAACCCAGGGGGTAACCCCAGGGAAAACACAGCAGCTGCTGCGACTGTTGATCGTTACTCAGAGGCACACTACAGGAGGATAGGTTCAAATGTATCGTCCTACATAAATATGGTCACTGAAACTCTGAAGAACACGATTCCCAAGGCAGTAGTTTACTGTCAAGTCAAGGAAGCCAAACAGAATTTGCTTAATTACTTTTACACCCAAATCGGGAAGAAAGAG GGTAAGCAACTAGCTGACTTATTGGATGAAGATCCGGCATTGATGGAGAGGAGACAGCAATATGCAAAAAGACTTGAACTATACAAGAAAGCAAGGGACGAGATTGACTCTGTATCATGGGCTCGATGA